A DNA window from Vigna angularis cultivar LongXiaoDou No.4 chromosome 1, ASM1680809v1, whole genome shotgun sequence contains the following coding sequences:
- the LOC108335089 gene encoding uncharacterized protein LOC108335089, translating to MEMEETVKEQSLSVGNSARSKLLRYPLRSSSKFKESKPDPPDATNSSASKRGLSTPSVSRSVVGLNFSGKDKSTGAKPPRRLSVPVKASSSPNPKLIGNITPISDTRKVRYGNDDQGPQSRSQTPASDIPKTHGRMKFNLISSSSYWLNQIQLSESAAKHSVSLGFFKLAWEARCEPFPKMQDELKSYVQRHRLAELEEVKELLQSYRIAENIEQSQVSESISQVPEEEGTRSSGEEVHCCSSSITDTEKVKPEPLETESTRLTPVKTEQSKKETDQKNNLESTLREDLKKNPANSRPASDRGSSGLVKKSKKPTNKQQTKKGSSGVKTQHKKSDVIKVPISPTGSEENAQGNKENMDVRSTDEVRLLTEVS from the exons ATGGAAATGGAAGAAACCGTGAAGGAACAGTCTCTCTCTGTTG GGAATTCTGCGAGATCTAAACTCCTGAGGTATCCACTACGATCGTCCTCTAAATTCAAAGAAAGCAAACCAGACCCACCTGATGCCACCAATTCCTCTGCATCTAAAAG AGGGTTAAGTACTCCTAGTGTAAGCAGAAGTGTTGTTGGTCTTAATTTCTCCGGAAAGGACAAGTCTACTGGTGCTAAACCACCAAGGAGACTCTCTGTTCCTGTCAAAGCCTCTTCCTCTCCAAACCCAAAGTTGATTGGCAACATTACCCCAATCTCAGATACCAGAAAAGTTAGGTATGGTAATGATGACCAAGGGCCTCAAAGCAGAAGTCAAACACCCGCATCTGACATTCCCAAAACTCACGGCCGAATGAAGTTCAATCTCATTTCTTCCTCTTCATATTGGCTAAACCAGATCCAGCTCTCTGAATCTGCTGCTAAGCACTCTGTTTCACTTGGATTCTTCAAACTGGCTTGGGAAGCAAGATGTGAG CCGTTCCCTAAGATGCAGGACGAGCTAAAATCTTATGTGCAAAGACATCGGCTTGCTGAACTCGAAGAAGTGAAAGAACTGCTTCAAAGCTATCGCATTGCAGAAAATATAGAGCAGAGCCAAGTTTCTGAAAGCATTTCGCAGGTGCCAGAGGAGGAGGGAACTCGATCCTCTGGTGAAGAAGTACACTGCTGTTCTTCATCCATCACGGATACTGAAAAAGTGAAACCCGAACCATTGGAAACGGAATCCACTCGACTTACTCCTGTTAAAACAGAGCAATCAAAGAAGGAAACTGACCAAAAGAATAACCTCGAATCCACGTTGAGAGAAGATCTCAAAAAGAACCCTGCAAATTCAAGACCTGCTTCTGACAGGGGGAGCTCTGGGTTGgttaaaaaatcaaagaagCCAACTAATAAGCAACAGACTAAGAAGGGAAGCAGCGGGGTCAAGACACAACATAAAAAATCTGATGTTATTAAAG TTCCAATCAGCCCTACAGGTTCTGAAGAAAATGCACAGggaaacaaagaaaatatg gacgttcggtcaacTGATGAGGTCAGATTGTTGACAGAAGTTTCGTAA
- the LOC108345465 gene encoding protein IQ-DOMAIN 31 isoform X2, which yields MGKSPGKWIKTVLFGKKSSKSNISKGRELVTKKEGVIVTSKVPETGLTLEPTSDAIPNRDEVQEVDNKEAENVLPDNQEIDLVGSTNEEDALDPEKMRLEEAATKAQAAFRGYLARRAFRALKGIIRLQALIRGHLVRRQAVVTLCTMYGIVKFQALVRGGRVRQSNVGSEIHEKYNILNPLDGKFVKPIAISTKITKLSANAFILKLFTSSTTIMALRLQYVPGDPNSVLSWLERWSASQFWKPVPQPKKIQDSKAQRKHGNISVGDTQTSKSKRTNRKLPTSNFDSVPVLANPEFEKPKRNSRKIPSQPSDPVQENPQNELEKVKRNLRKVHNPVAENAVPSEVETEMPKEHLEKATVTSSLAVSEQEVVSFNDKVKKEAALTVSSVQDIETTPRLSASNEMLDTPTSNQVTVESKPLTEITTKDKNISDEVKYEPIDLPELICGDENSLLTNGDLSHKEDPIGSENQKPNRKGSNVAKQERADNGIQNSPTLPSYMAATESAKAKLRAQGSPRFGQDGSERNNQTRRHSLPSSTNSKISSHSPRTHRPVHSGGKGGNRSDRTVSSSSRDGNGKVIQAEWRR from the exons ATGGGTAAGTCACCTGGAAAATGGATCAAAACCGTACTGTTTGGGAAAAAGTCATCCAAATCCAATATTTCAAAAGGCAGAGAG CTTGTTACTAAAAAAGAAGGAGTAATAGTTACCTCCAAGGTGCCGGAAACGGGTTTGACTTTAGAACCAACCTCTGATGCTATTCCCAATCGCGATGAAGTCCAGGAAGTGGATAACAAAGAAGCAGAAAATGTTTTACCTGACAATCAAGAAATAGACTTAGTAGGATCTACTAATGAAGAGGATGCACTGGATCCCGAGAAAATGAGGCTGGAGGAAGCAGCAACAAAGGCACAAGCTGCTTTCAGGGGTTATTTG GCTCGAAGAGCATTTAGGGCCTTGAAAGGCATAATAAGGCTGCAAGCACTCATTCGTGGGCACTTGGTTAGGAGACAAGCTGTTGTTACATTATGCACTATGTATGGTATTGTCAAGTTTCAAGCACTTGTTCGTGGAGGAAGAGTTAGGCAGTCTAATGTTGGTTCTGAAATCCATGAGAAGTACAATATATTGAACCCTCtg GATGGCAAATTTGTCAAGCCAATTGCTATATCCACGAAAATTACAAAGCTGTCAGCAAATGCATTCATTCTTAAG CTTTTTACTTCGTCAACTACAATAATGGCATTGCGGTTGCAATATGTTCCGGGTGATCCAAATTCAGTCCTAAGTTGGTTGGAGCGCTGGTCAGCATCTCAATTTTGGAAACCAGTTCCCCAACCCAAGAAAATTCAGGATAGCAAGGCTCAAAGAAAGCATGGCAATATTTCAGTTGGAGATACTCAAACGAGTAAGTCAAAACGTACTAACAGGAAGCTTCCTACTTCGAATTTTGACTCAGTCCCAGTGCTAGCAAATCCTGAATTTGAGAAACCCAAAAGAAACTCAAGGAAAATTCCAAGTCAACCCTCAGATCCCGTGCAGGAAAATCCACAAAATGAGCTTGAAAAGGTTAAACGTAACTTGAGAAAGGTTCATAATCCTGTTGCTGAGAATGCTGTTCCTTCAGAAGTTGAAACTGAGATGCCAAAGGAACATTTGGAAAAGGCCACAGTTACCTCATCCCTTGCTGTTTCAGAACAAGAGGTCGTTAGTTTTAATGACAAGGTCAAGAAGGAAGCAGCCTTAACTGTTTCCAGCGTGCAAGATATAGAAACTACTCCAAGACTTTCAGCTAGTAACGAAATGCTTGACACACCAACTAGTAATCAAGTGACTGTGGAATCGAAGCCCTTGACTGAAATTAcaactaaagataaaaatatttccGATGAAGTAAAATATGAGCCCATAGATTTGCCAGAGCTTATTTGTGGAGATGAAAATTCTCTCTTGACAAATGGAGATTTGAGTCACAAGGAAGATCCAATAGGCAGTGAAAACCAGAAACCGAACAGAAAAGGCTCTAATGTAGCAAAACAGGAACGTGCAGATAATGGAATACAGAATAGTCCAACATTGCCAAGTTACATGGCAGCAACTGAATCTGCAAAGGCAAAGTTAAGGGCACAAGGATCTCCAAGATTTGGACAAGATGGAAGTGAAAGAAACAACCAGACCCGGCGCCATTCTTTGCCATCCTCAACTAACAGCAAAATTAGTTCGCATTCACCCAGGACACACAGACCAGTTCACTCAGGTGGCAAAGGGGGCAACAGAAGCGACAGAACTGTATCATCATCTTCTAGAGATGGGAATG GAAAGGTAATTCAAGCAGAATGGAGgaggtaa
- the LOC108345465 gene encoding protein IQ-DOMAIN 31 isoform X1 — MGKSPGKWIKTVLFGKKSSKSNISKGREKLVTKKEGVIVTSKVPETGLTLEPTSDAIPNRDEVQEVDNKEAENVLPDNQEIDLVGSTNEEDALDPEKMRLEEAATKAQAAFRGYLARRAFRALKGIIRLQALIRGHLVRRQAVVTLCTMYGIVKFQALVRGGRVRQSNVGSEIHEKYNILNPLDGKFVKPIAISTKITKLSANAFILKLFTSSTTIMALRLQYVPGDPNSVLSWLERWSASQFWKPVPQPKKIQDSKAQRKHGNISVGDTQTSKSKRTNRKLPTSNFDSVPVLANPEFEKPKRNSRKIPSQPSDPVQENPQNELEKVKRNLRKVHNPVAENAVPSEVETEMPKEHLEKATVTSSLAVSEQEVVSFNDKVKKEAALTVSSVQDIETTPRLSASNEMLDTPTSNQVTVESKPLTEITTKDKNISDEVKYEPIDLPELICGDENSLLTNGDLSHKEDPIGSENQKPNRKGSNVAKQERADNGIQNSPTLPSYMAATESAKAKLRAQGSPRFGQDGSERNNQTRRHSLPSSTNSKISSHSPRTHRPVHSGGKGGNRSDRTVSSSSRDGNGKVIQAEWRR; from the exons ATGGGTAAGTCACCTGGAAAATGGATCAAAACCGTACTGTTTGGGAAAAAGTCATCCAAATCCAATATTTCAAAAGGCAGAGAG AAGCTTGTTACTAAAAAAGAAGGAGTAATAGTTACCTCCAAGGTGCCGGAAACGGGTTTGACTTTAGAACCAACCTCTGATGCTATTCCCAATCGCGATGAAGTCCAGGAAGTGGATAACAAAGAAGCAGAAAATGTTTTACCTGACAATCAAGAAATAGACTTAGTAGGATCTACTAATGAAGAGGATGCACTGGATCCCGAGAAAATGAGGCTGGAGGAAGCAGCAACAAAGGCACAAGCTGCTTTCAGGGGTTATTTG GCTCGAAGAGCATTTAGGGCCTTGAAAGGCATAATAAGGCTGCAAGCACTCATTCGTGGGCACTTGGTTAGGAGACAAGCTGTTGTTACATTATGCACTATGTATGGTATTGTCAAGTTTCAAGCACTTGTTCGTGGAGGAAGAGTTAGGCAGTCTAATGTTGGTTCTGAAATCCATGAGAAGTACAATATATTGAACCCTCtg GATGGCAAATTTGTCAAGCCAATTGCTATATCCACGAAAATTACAAAGCTGTCAGCAAATGCATTCATTCTTAAG CTTTTTACTTCGTCAACTACAATAATGGCATTGCGGTTGCAATATGTTCCGGGTGATCCAAATTCAGTCCTAAGTTGGTTGGAGCGCTGGTCAGCATCTCAATTTTGGAAACCAGTTCCCCAACCCAAGAAAATTCAGGATAGCAAGGCTCAAAGAAAGCATGGCAATATTTCAGTTGGAGATACTCAAACGAGTAAGTCAAAACGTACTAACAGGAAGCTTCCTACTTCGAATTTTGACTCAGTCCCAGTGCTAGCAAATCCTGAATTTGAGAAACCCAAAAGAAACTCAAGGAAAATTCCAAGTCAACCCTCAGATCCCGTGCAGGAAAATCCACAAAATGAGCTTGAAAAGGTTAAACGTAACTTGAGAAAGGTTCATAATCCTGTTGCTGAGAATGCTGTTCCTTCAGAAGTTGAAACTGAGATGCCAAAGGAACATTTGGAAAAGGCCACAGTTACCTCATCCCTTGCTGTTTCAGAACAAGAGGTCGTTAGTTTTAATGACAAGGTCAAGAAGGAAGCAGCCTTAACTGTTTCCAGCGTGCAAGATATAGAAACTACTCCAAGACTTTCAGCTAGTAACGAAATGCTTGACACACCAACTAGTAATCAAGTGACTGTGGAATCGAAGCCCTTGACTGAAATTAcaactaaagataaaaatatttccGATGAAGTAAAATATGAGCCCATAGATTTGCCAGAGCTTATTTGTGGAGATGAAAATTCTCTCTTGACAAATGGAGATTTGAGTCACAAGGAAGATCCAATAGGCAGTGAAAACCAGAAACCGAACAGAAAAGGCTCTAATGTAGCAAAACAGGAACGTGCAGATAATGGAATACAGAATAGTCCAACATTGCCAAGTTACATGGCAGCAACTGAATCTGCAAAGGCAAAGTTAAGGGCACAAGGATCTCCAAGATTTGGACAAGATGGAAGTGAAAGAAACAACCAGACCCGGCGCCATTCTTTGCCATCCTCAACTAACAGCAAAATTAGTTCGCATTCACCCAGGACACACAGACCAGTTCACTCAGGTGGCAAAGGGGGCAACAGAAGCGACAGAACTGTATCATCATCTTCTAGAGATGGGAATG GAAAGGTAATTCAAGCAGAATGGAGgaggtaa